The following coding sequences are from one Thunnus maccoyii chromosome 17, fThuMac1.1, whole genome shotgun sequence window:
- the LOC121882853 gene encoding interferon-induced protein 44-like: protein MGSKGSKSPTPSPFLNTPWREINWSDKQSALQYVKNYKPHIEGRQLRILLHGPVGAGKSSFINSVKSVLRGKMCALALVDSTSAGCFTNTYTTYKIEKETPNTFHPFVFNDIMGLTEGKGVLVDDVKLALKGHVKENYKFNPESKLSEGDQFYNATVNPNDTVDVLVCVIPADTAHLMTDKTLRKIREIRTAASRLGIPQVAILTKIDQTCPEIKEDLKIVYKSAVVKEEIEQFSVNAGIPMNCIFPVKNYSEEIDLNDDTDSLILSALKHIINFGEDFMNHKMNQAEGSHGYA, encoded by the exons ATGGGATCAAAAGGCTCTAAATCACCTACGCCGTCTCCAT TTCTCAACACACCAtggagagaaataaactggag TGACAAACAGAGCGCTCTGCAGTATGTGAAGAACTACAAACCTCACATTGAAGGTCGGCAGCTCAGGATTCTTCTTCATGGACCAGTTGGAGCTGGAAAGTCCAGTTTCATCAACTCTGTTAAAAGTGTCTTACGAGGCAAGATGTGCGCACTGGCCTTGGTGGATAGCACCTCTGCTGGCTGTTTCACCAACACG TACACAACCTACAAGATCGAAAAGGAAACCCCGAACACCTTTCACCCTTTTGTCTTCAATGACATCATGGGCCTAACCGAAGGCAAAGGTGTCCTTGTGGACGATGTCAAACTGGCTTTGAAGGGACATGTGAAGGAGAATTACAAG TTCAATCCTGAATCTAAATTGTCAGAAGGCGACCAATTCTACAACGCAACAGTAAATCCCAATGATACAGTGGATGTCCTGGTTTGTGTCATTCCTGCCGACACAGCACATCTAATGACAGACAAAACTCTGCGGAAGATTCGGGAAATCAGGACAGCAGCCAGTCGACTAG GGAttcctcaagtggccattctCACCAAAATTGATCAGACCTGTCCTGAGATCAAAGAAGATTTAAAGATAGTCTACAAGTCCGCCGTCGTGAAGGAGGAG ATAGAGCAGTTCAGTGTGAACGCGGGAATCCCAATGAACTGCATCTTCCCCGTGAAAAACTACTCTGAAGAAATCGACCTTAACGATGACACCGACTCACTGATCCTGAGCGCGCTGAAACACATCATCAACTTTGGAGAAGACTTCATGAACCACAAAATGAATCAGGCGGAAGGTTCACACGGATATGCTTGA